The proteins below come from a single Planctomycetaceae bacterium genomic window:
- a CDS encoding amidohydrolase family protein — protein MTALRTVVCLLSLSLFSVASASDEIPGAPQRRPIALVNVTIHTVSGPIIENGTLVFSKGMITDVGRDVSPPEKSRIIDLGGRHVYPGLIEAHSQIGLTEIAAVRATRDTSETGSFNPNVKAHVSVNPDSEVIPVTRANGVLIALSAPSGGRISGQASVMQLDGWTFEDMTLKPSAAMIVHWPSPPRSGPNEQLKELRRFFDDARAYEAARLANSGPNGQAFDIRLESLLPVLHQEVPLMAHAGDAREIQTAVAFAAEQNVKLIIFGGHDALACAELLTQYQVPVVIDSVHRTPARRHEDYDAPYSLAARLKDAGIAFCISGSERESTWNTRNLPYHAATAAAYGLDRDEALKAVTLYPARILGIDDRVGSLEVGKDATLIVTNGDPLETETEISRAWIRGRRVDLGSRHKSLYEKYSRKYAQAARQQ, from the coding sequence ATGACCGCTCTTCGCACGGTAGTCTGTCTGCTGTCACTTTCACTGTTCAGCGTCGCCTCAGCCTCCGATGAAATTCCCGGCGCGCCGCAGCGCAGACCGATCGCGCTGGTCAACGTCACAATTCACACCGTGTCCGGCCCGATCATCGAAAACGGAACTCTGGTGTTTTCCAAAGGCATGATCACGGACGTCGGTCGCGATGTGTCTCCGCCGGAAAAATCACGAATCATTGATCTTGGCGGCAGGCACGTTTATCCCGGACTGATTGAAGCTCATTCTCAGATTGGTCTGACGGAGATCGCCGCCGTGCGAGCCACTCGCGATACTTCCGAAACCGGCAGTTTCAATCCCAACGTAAAGGCTCACGTCAGCGTCAATCCCGACAGCGAAGTCATTCCGGTGACGCGCGCCAACGGCGTGCTGATCGCGCTGTCGGCGCCATCGGGCGGACGCATCAGCGGGCAGGCGTCGGTGATGCAGCTCGACGGCTGGACTTTCGAAGACATGACGCTGAAACCGTCAGCGGCAATGATCGTCCACTGGCCGTCTCCGCCCAGGTCGGGACCGAATGAACAACTGAAGGAGCTGCGTCGATTTTTCGATGATGCCCGCGCCTACGAAGCAGCACGCTTGGCGAATTCCGGTCCGAACGGTCAGGCCTTCGATATTCGGCTGGAATCCCTGCTTCCGGTTCTTCATCAGGAAGTTCCGCTGATGGCACACGCCGGCGATGCGCGCGAAATTCAGACCGCCGTGGCATTCGCGGCCGAACAAAACGTGAAACTGATCATCTTCGGCGGACATGACGCGCTGGCCTGTGCGGAGTTGCTGACGCAGTATCAGGTTCCCGTGGTGATCGATTCGGTCCATCGGACTCCGGCGCGCCGGCATGAAGATTACGACGCTCCGTATTCGCTGGCGGCGCGGCTCAAAGACGCGGGGATTGCGTTCTGTATCTCCGGGTCAGAACGGGAGTCGACCTGGAACACTCGCAACCTGCCGTACCATGCCGCGACCGCCGCGGCATATGGTCTGGACCGTGATGAAGCGCTGAAGGCTGTCACGCTGTATCCGGCCCGAATCCTGGGGATTGATGACCGCGTCGGTTCGCTGGAAGTCGGGAAGGATGCAACACTGATCGTGACGAATGGCGACCCGCTGGAAACGGAAACGGAAATCTCCCGCGCGTGGATTCGCGGACGGCGAGTCGATCTGGGCAGCCGTCACAAGAGCCTGTATGAAAAGTACTCGCGGAAATACGCCCAGGCTGCCCGGCAGCAATAG
- a CDS encoding serine/threonine-protein kinase: MAVVQTSDFMAGLQQSRLLRDSELQALRTRLSKSRKEISPDQLAQKLVEKRLLTPWQATQLLKGQKSFSLQQYQLRDTIGRGGMGHVFQARDTETGRVVAIKLMARSLVSNEALVTRFQREIKASARLNSPHVVKAINAGKVGETDFLVMEYVNGEQIDHIAARLERLPIGLACEIIRQTAVGLQHAHECGMVHRDVKPSNLMINWDSEGIGTIKLMDMGLVRLTEDEEDRSVTRAGQVMGTPDYMSPEQGWDTSKVDIRSDIYSLGCTCFRLLTGSVPFSGANPLQVLSQRLQRDAPSIAGVRGDVPPELAAVVSRMTMRDPAARFQSPAEVAAMLAPLCSPLTRMALAAATGPAATSPDRTETPVDSRSDTGDFDGTYHQFLRDMQDGADVDLAADTLPSRDQSAVTLPALKVDESSYVASSRRIRRTGPRRGQLAGFILMGVATLVLVAVAVFLWMRR; the protein is encoded by the coding sequence ATGGCTGTCGTTCAAACTTCCGATTTCATGGCAGGACTGCAGCAGTCTCGCCTGCTTCGCGACTCGGAACTGCAGGCGCTGCGAACGAGACTCAGCAAGTCGCGGAAGGAAATCTCGCCGGACCAGCTGGCTCAGAAGCTGGTTGAGAAGCGCCTGCTGACGCCGTGGCAGGCGACTCAGCTTCTGAAGGGACAGAAGTCCTTTTCTCTGCAGCAGTACCAGCTTCGCGACACCATTGGCCGCGGCGGCATGGGTCATGTGTTTCAGGCCCGCGACACCGAAACAGGACGTGTCGTCGCCATCAAGCTGATGGCCAGAAGCCTGGTCAGCAATGAAGCTCTGGTGACCCGGTTTCAGCGCGAAATCAAGGCGTCCGCCCGGCTGAACAGTCCGCATGTCGTGAAGGCGATCAACGCGGGTAAGGTTGGCGAAACCGATTTTCTCGTGATGGAGTACGTCAACGGCGAGCAGATCGACCACATCGCCGCTCGCCTGGAGCGACTGCCGATCGGTCTGGCGTGTGAGATCATTCGCCAGACGGCCGTCGGTCTGCAGCATGCCCATGAATGCGGAATGGTGCATCGCGACGTCAAACCGTCGAACCTGATGATCAACTGGGACTCCGAAGGCATCGGCACGATCAAGCTGATGGACATGGGCCTGGTTCGGCTGACGGAGGACGAAGAGGACCGGTCCGTGACTCGAGCCGGTCAGGTGATGGGCACGCCGGATTACATGTCGCCGGAACAGGGCTGGGATACATCGAAGGTCGATATTCGCAGCGACATCTACAGTCTGGGCTGCACGTGCTTTCGACTGCTGACCGGTTCCGTACCGTTCAGCGGAGCGAATCCGCTGCAGGTGCTCAGTCAGCGACTGCAGCGCGACGCGCCGTCGATTGCCGGCGTGAGGGGCGACGTCCCGCCGGAACTGGCGGCCGTGGTTTCCCGAATGACGATGCGCGATCCGGCCGCGCGATTTCAGTCGCCGGCAGAAGTCGCCGCGATGCTGGCGCCGCTTTGTTCGCCGCTGACACGCATGGCACTGGCAGCCGCGACCGGTCCCGCTGCGACCAGTCCTGACCGTACCGAAACGCCCGTCGACAGCCGCTCCGACACCGGCGACTTCGACGGCACCTATCACCAGTTTCTTCGGGATATGCAGGACGGAGCCGACGTCGACCTGGCGGCGGACACATTGCCGTCCCGCGATCAGTCCGCGGTGACGCTTCCGGCACTGAAGGTCGACGAATCAAGCTACGTCGCTTCCAGCCGTCGCATTCGCCGAACCGGACCGCGTCGCGGGCAGCTGGCCGGATTCATTCTGATGGGAGTGGCCACGCTGGTGCTGGTGGCGGTCGCCGTCTTCCTGTGGATGCGTCGCTGA